In Thermoanaerobacterium xylanolyticum LX-11, the genomic window GCTAATAACTTATCCAGATTCATTGGGCGGTGATCTAAAAACTTTAAATGATGTATTAGAAAAATATTTTTCTGATGTATTTGGCGGTATTCACATTTTGCCGCCTTTTCCATCATCTGGTGATAGAGGGTTTGCACCAATAACATACAGCGAGATAGACCCTAAATTTGGATCATGGTACGACATTAAGAAAATGGCTGATAATTTTGATATTCTTTTAGACTTAATGGTTAATCATGTATCAAGAAGATCTATTTATTTTCAGGATTTCTTAAAAAAAGGAAGAATGTCAGAATACGCTGATATGTTTATTACATTGGATAAACTTTGGAAGGATGGCAAACCTGTCAAAACCGATATAGAAAAAATGTTTTTGCGAAGGACTTTGCCATATTCAACATTTAAAATAGAAGAAACAGGAGAAGAAGAAAGAGTTTGGACGACTTTTGGAAAGACAGATCCATCAGAACAAATCGATTTGGATGTCAACTCACATTTAGTAAGAGAATTTTTATTAGAAGTCTTTAAAACATTTAGCAATTTTGGTGTTAATATAGTCCGACTTGATGCAGTAGGATATGTAATAAAAAAAATGGGAACTAGCTGTTTCTTTGTGGAACCGGATATATACGAATTTTTAAACTGGATAAAAGGACAAGCAGCATCTTATGGAATAGAACTGCTTTTGGAGGTACATTCGCAATTTGAAGTACAATACAAATTGGCAGAGCGTGGATTTTGGATTTATGATTTTATTTTGCCGTTTACTGTTCTTTATACTTTAATAAACAGATCAAATGAAATGTTGTATGATTATCTAAAAAACCGTCCTATGAATCAATTTACAATGTTGGATTGCCATGATGGAATTCCTGTAAAACCTGATTTGGATGGACTTATTGATACGAAGAAAGCTAAAGAAGTGGTCGATATATGTGTGCAAAGAGGTGCGAATCTAAGCCTTATATACGGAGATAAATATAAATCAGAAGATGGTTTTGATGTACATCAAATTGGGTGCACATATTATTCAGCATTAAATTGTGATGATGATGCATATTTAGCAGCCAGAGCTATTCAATTTTTTACACCAGGTATACCACAAGTCTATTACGTAGGTCTTTTAGCTGGAGTAAATGACTTTGAAGCAGTAAAAAGGACAAAAGAAGGGCGAGAGATAAATAGACACAATTATGGTTTAAATGAAATAGAGGAATCAGTTCAGAAAGACGTCGTTCAGAGATTACTAAAGTTGATCAGATTTAGAAATAGATATGAAGCTTTTAATGGAGAATTTTTAGTAGAAGACTGTAAAGATGATGAAATTAGGCTTACTTGGGAAAAAGATGATAAACATTGTAGTTTATTCATAGATTTGGGGTCATACAGGACAATCGTTAATTATGTAGATGAAAATGGAAAAGATGTGGAATATATAGTGTAAATATTTTTGTTGTTAAAGCAAGTTTACAAGCGATATTGTAGACTTGCTTTTTGATTGCTATTGCATTTTAGATTGTACTTCTATGCCCTTTTATAGACAAGCTTTTTTAAAAGTAATATAATATAGTAGGTTTATATTAAACAAAAGATGGTTTTATAAGTAGAAGGTGGATGCGATGGCTACAATAAAAGATGTTGCAGAAAAAGCTGGTGTGACTGTCACGACAGTTTCGAGAGTTTTAAATAATAGAGGATATATAAGCGAAAAGACGAGAAAAAAAGTATATGAGGCAATGAAAGAGCTAAATTATCAGCCAAATGAATTAGCTCGTTCACTTTATAGAAGGAAATCTTATTTAATAGGGCTTTTGATTCCTAGCGTTTCACACCCTTTTTTTGCAGAACTTACAAACTATATTGAATATTATGCATATCAAAATGATTATAAGATATTGTTGTGCAATTCCCTGCAAGATGTAGAGAAAGAGAAAGGCTACATTGATATGCTTAAAAGACATCAAGTTGATGGTATAATAATCGGAAGTCATACTTTGAAAACTGAACAATACCTTAATGTAAATTTGCCTATAGTTGCTATTGATAGGTACTTCTCTGAAAAAATACCATATGTTGCGTCAGACAATTACAATGGAGGTGTATTAGCAACAAGGCTATTGATACAAAAGGGGTGCAGAAAAATTGCCCATATTAGTGGTCCGTTAGTTTTAAATACACCTGCGAATAATCGTTATAAAGCTTTTATGGATGTGGTAAAAGAGCATAACATTGAAAATGTCGTAGTGGAGACAAAGTTAAACGTATTTGATACCGACGAGTATAAAAAATTGATTATTAAGCTTTTTACAGACCATCCTGATATTGACGGTGTATTTGCCAGCAGTGACTTGATTGCAGCTACGATTATAAATGCAGCTAGAGAAATAGGCAAAGAAGTCCCAAAGGACTTAAAGATTGTGGGTTATGATGATATCAGCATTGCAAAGACGATTGTCCCACCGTTGACTACCATAAGACAGCCTATAGAAGAAATGGCGAAAAAAACTATTGAGATAATTTTGGATCAAATTGATGGCAAGGAAGTAAGCATAGAAAATGTTCTGCCCATTACATTGGTTGAAAGAGAATCTGCTTAAAAATAGTTAATTAATTAGGAGGCATTAATCGTGTGGAAGCTTTATGCAATATTGTCTGCTTTATTTGCGGCACTGACATCTATCTTAGCAAAAATCGGTATAAAAGGTGTAGATTCAAACCTTGCAACAGCCATACGCACAAGCGTCATCATATTTTTATCATGGGGCATTGTTTTTGCTACAGGTGTACAGAGCGGCATGAAAGTATTGACGCGGCAAAACTGGCTTTTTTTGATTCTATCAGGTCTTGCTACAGGTCTTTCATGGCTTTTTTATTACAAAGCCATAGTTTTAGGAGATGTTTCAAAAGTTGCTCCTATTGATAAGTCCAGTATAGTCATAACACTTGTCTTGTCATACATAATTTTAGGTGAGCATTTTGATTTAAAGACCATAATAGCAGGAATTTTGATAACGGCAGGTACTTTTGTCATGATCATGTAGCGTATATGCCTTCACAATGCCATAATTTTACCCTTCTTAAAATTTGTCACGGAAAACAGATGACAGAAATGAAATTGTTTAAATTGAAAAGGTGTAAATGGTGTCATACAATAGAATTAGAAAAAATAATAAATTTAAGGAGGG contains:
- the gtfA gene encoding sucrose phosphorylase, with the protein product MALNNKVQLITYPDSLGGDLKTLNDVLEKYFSDVFGGIHILPPFPSSGDRGFAPITYSEIDPKFGSWYDIKKMADNFDILLDLMVNHVSRRSIYFQDFLKKGRMSEYADMFITLDKLWKDGKPVKTDIEKMFLRRTLPYSTFKIEETGEEERVWTTFGKTDPSEQIDLDVNSHLVREFLLEVFKTFSNFGVNIVRLDAVGYVIKKMGTSCFFVEPDIYEFLNWIKGQAASYGIELLLEVHSQFEVQYKLAERGFWIYDFILPFTVLYTLINRSNEMLYDYLKNRPMNQFTMLDCHDGIPVKPDLDGLIDTKKAKEVVDICVQRGANLSLIYGDKYKSEDGFDVHQIGCTYYSALNCDDDAYLAARAIQFFTPGIPQVYYVGLLAGVNDFEAVKRTKEGREINRHNYGLNEIEESVQKDVVQRLLKLIRFRNRYEAFNGEFLVEDCKDDEIRLTWEKDDKHCSLFIDLGSYRTIVNYVDENGKDVEYIV
- a CDS encoding LacI family DNA-binding transcriptional regulator is translated as MATIKDVAEKAGVTVTTVSRVLNNRGYISEKTRKKVYEAMKELNYQPNELARSLYRRKSYLIGLLIPSVSHPFFAELTNYIEYYAYQNDYKILLCNSLQDVEKEKGYIDMLKRHQVDGIIIGSHTLKTEQYLNVNLPIVAIDRYFSEKIPYVASDNYNGGVLATRLLIQKGCRKIAHISGPLVLNTPANNRYKAFMDVVKEHNIENVVVETKLNVFDTDEYKKLIIKLFTDHPDIDGVFASSDLIAATIINAAREIGKEVPKDLKIVGYDDISIAKTIVPPLTTIRQPIEEMAKKTIEIILDQIDGKEVSIENVLPITLVERESA
- a CDS encoding EamA family transporter; translated protein: MWKLYAILSALFAALTSILAKIGIKGVDSNLATAIRTSVIIFLSWGIVFATGVQSGMKVLTRQNWLFLILSGLATGLSWLFYYKAIVLGDVSKVAPIDKSSIVITLVLSYIILGEHFDLKTIIAGILITAGTFVMIM